A genome region from Methylorubrum populi includes the following:
- the rpsI gene encoding 30S ribosomal protein S9 yields MATLQSLADLNRANTQTSNPENEAPVHVQKLDAQGRAYATGKRKDAVARVWIKPGNGTVVVNGRPVETYFARPVLRMILRQPLEIAGRVDQYDITVTVKGGGLSGQAGAVRHGLSKALTYYEPELRAPLKREGFLTRDPRVVERKKYGRKKARRSFQFSKR; encoded by the coding sequence GGCGAACACCCAGACCAGCAATCCCGAGAACGAGGCGCCCGTCCACGTTCAGAAGCTGGACGCCCAGGGCCGCGCCTACGCCACCGGCAAGCGCAAGGACGCGGTCGCGCGCGTCTGGATCAAGCCGGGCAACGGCACCGTCGTGGTCAACGGCCGCCCGGTCGAGACCTACTTCGCCCGCCCGGTGCTGCGCATGATCCTGCGCCAGCCGCTGGAGATCGCCGGCCGCGTCGACCAGTACGACATCACCGTCACGGTGAAGGGCGGCGGCCTGTCCGGTCAGGCCGGCGCCGTGCGCCATGGCCTGTCCAAGGCCCTGACCTACTACGAGCCGGAACTGCGCGCGCCGCTCAAGCGCGAGGGCTTCCTGACCCGCGACCCGCGCGTCGTGGAACGCAAGAAGTACGGCCGCAAGAAGGCCCGCCGCAGCTTCCAGTTCTCGAAACGCTAG
- a CDS encoding DUF2293 domain-containing protein translates to MTKGEPRPSAVPSWDRRAMVAEALARLAPRLPDFEAEAVLDRAMRSPGLRGAMPENAAWLALTAFARHAFTEYDDLLDEGYDRDSARHFVLDDINAVLAQWGCRRRVSEEAQTDPAENDVPEA, encoded by the coding sequence ATGACCAAGGGAGAGCCCCGGCCCAGCGCCGTCCCGTCGTGGGACCGCCGCGCCATGGTCGCCGAGGCGCTGGCCCGGCTCGCGCCGCGCCTGCCCGATTTCGAGGCGGAGGCGGTGCTCGACCGGGCGATGCGCAGCCCCGGCCTGCGCGGCGCGATGCCCGAGAACGCGGCGTGGCTCGCTCTGACGGCCTTCGCCCGGCACGCCTTCACCGAGTACGACGACCTGCTCGACGAGGGCTACGACCGCGACAGCGCCCGCCACTTCGTGCTCGACGACATCAACGCGGTGCTGGCCCAGTGGGGCTGCCGCCGGCGCGTCTCCGAAGAGGCGCAGACCGATCCGGCGGAGAACGATGTCCCGGAAGCGTGA
- a CDS encoding TOBE domain-containing protein has protein sequence MKLSARNVLKGKVVSVEKGATTAHVKIEIASGQVVTSAITNESVDALGLKVGGEAYAVIKSSDVIIAVD, from the coding sequence ATGAAGCTCAGTGCACGCAACGTCCTGAAGGGCAAGGTCGTCTCGGTCGAGAAGGGCGCGACCACGGCGCATGTGAAGATCGAGATCGCCAGCGGTCAGGTCGTCACCTCGGCCATCACCAACGAGTCGGTCGATGCGCTCGGCCTCAAGGTCGGCGGCGAGGCCTATGCCGTGATCAAGAGCTCCGACGTCATCATCGCCGTCGACTGA
- a CDS encoding aldose 1-epimerase family protein — MAETIEIRAQDGSTARIALDGAEPVSWQVEGREYLWSGAPEHWNRHAPWLFPVVGASGGGGVRVDGRRYPMAQHGFARDLPFSVVSRDDAAVSLCLSDSEATRAHYPFPFRLTIDVAICAKNLAFAIRIENPGDAPLPYALGFHPAFPWPFAGGERRAGGGYAVLFEAAERPFVPEVGAGGLLVRGERELPLDGARLDLDPDLFTEALVFLNAKSRAMRFVAPNGRAIAMRVEDFPHLAVWTKPTAPFLSLEAWTGHADWAGFDGELAQRDSQRLLAPGEAARHGIALAIEGEDRPATGISRRR, encoded by the coding sequence ATGGCCGAGACGATCGAGATCCGGGCACAGGACGGCAGCACGGCGCGGATCGCGCTCGACGGGGCCGAGCCGGTCTCCTGGCAGGTCGAGGGACGCGAATACCTCTGGAGCGGCGCCCCGGAGCACTGGAACCGGCACGCGCCCTGGCTCTTCCCGGTGGTCGGCGCCTCCGGCGGCGGCGGCGTCCGAGTGGATGGCCGGCGCTACCCGATGGCCCAGCACGGTTTTGCCCGCGACCTGCCCTTCTCCGTCGTCTCACGGGACGACGCGGCGGTCAGCCTGTGTCTCTCCGACAGCGAAGCGACGCGGGCGCACTATCCGTTTCCGTTCCGGCTGACGATCGATGTCGCGATCTGCGCGAAAAACCTCGCCTTCGCGATCCGGATCGAGAATCCGGGGGACGCCCCCCTGCCCTACGCGCTCGGCTTCCATCCCGCTTTTCCCTGGCCCTTCGCCGGGGGCGAGCGGCGGGCCGGGGGCGGGTACGCGGTGCTGTTCGAGGCGGCGGAACGGCCTTTCGTGCCCGAGGTCGGGGCCGGCGGCCTGCTGGTTCGCGGCGAGCGCGAGCTGCCTCTCGACGGAGCGCGCCTCGACCTCGATCCCGACCTGTTCACCGAGGCACTGGTCTTCCTGAACGCGAAGAGCCGGGCGATGCGCTTCGTGGCGCCGAACGGCCGCGCCATCGCCATGCGGGTGGAGGATTTCCCCCACCTCGCCGTCTGGACCAAGCCGACGGCACCGTTCCTGTCGCTGGAAGCCTGGACCGGTCACGCCGATTGGGCCGGCTTCGACGGCGAACTGGCGCAGCGCGATTCGCAGCGTCTGCTGGCGCCGGGCGAGGCCGCCCGGCACGGGATCGCGCTGGCGATCGAAGGTGAGGACCGTCCTGCGACGGGGATCAGTCGACGGCGATGA
- a CDS encoding ABC transporter ATP-binding protein, with amino-acid sequence MRTLLDLLRVMRRRDRRRLVLLGIGLGFAALLEVVGVASVLPFLTLVGDPGAAARIPYLAGFRDALGLTDDHAFLLATGFAALAAILLTSAVNAGFAFAQLLFAHLTGYGFARRLLARYVDRERLFFARANSADLAKNVLSETDRLVVGVLTPAMVIASRGASALAVVIFLIVYQPRLALILGGGFGGLYVAIYLVMRARLARLGTRAVSGNEGRYRVVQETFGALTELKLYGRAETFAARFDAPARSYAHALAASLLTGQLPRFVIESLAFGGVIAVVLFALTQGLDTAGMLPLLGLFAFAGYRMLPAFQNIFTSVSQLRFHLPGVRLIVDALAGERARAPRTAERLPFAGTIRLEDVGFDYEPGRPILHGIDLTIHAHTTVGFVGRTGSGKSTLVGLILGILTPTRGRILIDGRPLDAATLPAWQNRIGYVPQDVFLIDGSVAQNIALGVEPGALDRTAMERAARLAGAHDFIGALAEGYDTGVGERGARLSGGQRQRIGIARALYHDPDVIVFDEATSALDGETEAAVMGALGALGGTRTIIMIAHRLTSLRRADTVHVIEDGRIVASGPPEQVITEPADELPRGNPATIG; translated from the coding sequence GTGAGGACCCTCCTCGATCTCCTGCGGGTGATGCGGCGGCGCGATCGGCGGCGGCTCGTGCTGCTCGGCATCGGACTCGGCTTCGCCGCCCTGCTCGAAGTGGTCGGCGTCGCCTCGGTGTTGCCCTTCCTGACGCTGGTCGGCGATCCGGGGGCGGCGGCGCGCATTCCCTATCTCGCCGGTTTTCGCGACGCGCTGGGCCTGACCGACGATCACGCCTTCCTGCTCGCCACGGGCTTTGCCGCGCTCGCCGCGATCCTCCTGACCAGCGCGGTCAATGCGGGCTTCGCCTTCGCGCAGCTCCTGTTCGCCCACCTGACCGGCTACGGCTTCGCCCGGCGCCTGCTTGCCCGCTACGTCGATCGCGAACGGCTGTTCTTCGCCCGCGCCAACAGCGCGGACCTGGCCAAGAACGTGCTGAGCGAAACCGATCGTCTCGTGGTCGGCGTGCTGACGCCTGCGATGGTGATCGCTTCGCGCGGGGCCTCCGCGCTGGCGGTGGTCATCTTCCTGATCGTCTACCAGCCGCGGCTGGCGCTGATCCTCGGCGGCGGCTTCGGCGGGCTCTACGTCGCGATCTACCTCGTGATGCGGGCACGGCTCGCCCGGCTCGGCACCCGGGCGGTGTCGGGCAACGAGGGGCGCTACCGCGTGGTGCAGGAGACCTTCGGGGCGCTGACCGAGCTGAAGCTCTACGGCCGCGCCGAAACCTTCGCGGCCCGCTTCGACGCACCGGCCCGTTCCTACGCCCACGCCCTGGCGGCGAGCCTGCTCACCGGGCAATTGCCGCGCTTCGTCATCGAGTCGCTCGCCTTCGGCGGGGTGATCGCGGTGGTCCTGTTCGCGCTGACGCAAGGGCTCGACACCGCCGGCATGCTGCCGCTGCTCGGCCTGTTCGCCTTCGCCGGCTACCGCATGCTGCCGGCCTTCCAGAATATCTTCACCTCGGTCTCGCAGTTGCGCTTCCATCTGCCGGGCGTGCGCCTCATCGTCGATGCGCTGGCGGGCGAACGCGCGCGCGCGCCGCGCACCGCCGAGCGCCTTCCCTTCGCCGGGACGATCCGCTTGGAGGATGTGGGCTTCGACTACGAACCCGGCCGCCCGATCCTGCACGGCATCGACCTGACGATTCACGCCCACACCACCGTCGGCTTCGTCGGCCGCACCGGGTCCGGCAAGTCGACGCTGGTCGGGCTGATCCTCGGCATCCTCACGCCGACGCGGGGCCGCATCCTGATCGACGGGAGGCCGCTCGATGCCGCGACTCTGCCGGCCTGGCAGAACCGGATCGGCTACGTGCCGCAGGACGTGTTCCTGATCGACGGAAGCGTCGCGCAGAACATCGCCCTCGGGGTCGAGCCGGGTGCCCTCGACCGCACCGCGATGGAGCGCGCCGCGCGGCTTGCCGGGGCGCACGACTTCATCGGCGCTCTGGCGGAAGGCTACGACACGGGCGTCGGCGAGCGGGGGGCCCGCCTCAGCGGCGGCCAGCGTCAGCGCATCGGCATCGCCCGCGCGCTCTATCACGACCCGGACGTGATCGTGTTCGACGAGGCCACCAGCGCCCTCGACGGCGAGACCGAGGCGGCGGTGATGGGTGCGCTCGGCGCACTCGGCGGCACCCGCACGATCATCATGATCGCCCACCGCCTGACCTCGCTGCGCCGGGCCGACACGGTGCACGTCATCGAGGACGGCCGGATCGTCGCCTCCGGTCCGCCCGAGCAGGTGATCACGGAGCCGGCTGACGAGCTCCCCCGCGGCAACCCGGCGACGATCGGGTAG
- the yacG gene encoding DNA gyrase inhibitor YacG, with protein MKADPAKTSAPPCPICGKPAQPETKPFCSARCADIDLGRWLGERYVIPGPEEGELPRPEHIDDVDRSH; from the coding sequence GTGAAGGCGGACCCCGCGAAAACGTCGGCTCCCCCCTGCCCGATCTGCGGCAAGCCGGCCCAGCCCGAGACCAAGCCGTTCTGCTCGGCGCGTTGTGCCGACATCGACCTCGGGCGCTGGCTCGGCGAGCGCTACGTCATTCCGGGACCGGAGGAGGGGGAACTGCCCCGCCCGGAGCATATCGACGACGTGGACCGCTCGCACTGA
- a CDS encoding Maf-like protein, which translates to MNALSPSDALKPHVSAARGRPPLVLASASPRRLALLQQVGIEPDALLPADIDETPRKSESPRDLARRLAREKLEAAQAAARRREDLREAYLVSADTVVAVGRRVLPKAERLDEAADCLRLLSGRAHRVYTAVCILSPKDRRRERMVETRVRFKRLSNREIEGYLSSGEWRGKAGGYAIQGLAAAFAVKLVGSHSAVVGLPLYETMSLLEGEGFPVRSAWGAAS; encoded by the coding sequence ATGAACGCGCTTTCCCCCTCCGATGCATTGAAGCCGCACGTTTCCGCCGCGCGCGGCCGGCCGCCTCTCGTGCTCGCCTCCGCCTCTCCACGGCGTCTGGCGCTCCTGCAGCAGGTCGGGATCGAGCCGGACGCACTCCTGCCCGCCGATATCGACGAGACGCCGCGCAAATCCGAATCGCCGCGCGACCTCGCCCGACGCCTCGCCCGCGAGAAGCTGGAGGCGGCCCAGGCCGCGGCGCGGCGGCGCGAGGATTTGCGCGAAGCCTATCTGGTGTCGGCCGACACCGTGGTCGCCGTGGGGCGCCGCGTGCTGCCCAAGGCCGAACGGCTCGACGAGGCCGCCGATTGTCTGCGGCTGCTCTCGGGCCGCGCGCACCGCGTCTACACCGCCGTCTGCATCCTCTCCCCGAAAGATCGCCGCCGGGAGCGCATGGTCGAGACCCGCGTGCGCTTCAAGCGTCTCTCGAACCGCGAGATCGAGGGCTACCTCTCCTCCGGCGAATGGCGCGGCAAGGCCGGCGGCTACGCGATCCAGGGGCTCGCCGCCGCCTTCGCGGTGAAGCTCGTCGGTTCACACAGCGCCGTCGTCGGGCTGCCGCTCTACGAGACGATGAGCCTGTTGGAAGGCGAGGGCTTCCCCGTGCGCAGCGCTTGGGGAGCGGCCTCGTGA
- a CDS encoding IS481 family transposase: MGQVLHGSATTTEAVRRAIQHSQASLRALSKRYGINRKTVAKWRQRTSVADQRTGPKDPRSTVLSQEDEAVVVAFRRHTLLPLDDCLYALQATIPHLTRSSLHRCLQRHGISRLPEVDGDKPKRSRFKTCPLGYFHIDLAEVHTAEGRLYLLVAIDRTTKFAFVELHEKATRRVAGDFLRHLIEAVPYKVHTVLTDNGTHFTTPGNVASAASVIKEAIVAGETFRAHSFELACARNDIDHRLTKPRHPWTNGQVERMNRTIKDATVKRYHYDSHAQLRAHLADFVSAYNFARRLKTLRGLTPYEAICKAWSAEPGRFRSNPLHQMPGPNT, from the coding sequence ATGGGCCAAGTTCTTCACGGCAGCGCCACCACGACGGAGGCAGTCCGTCGAGCGATCCAGCATAGTCAAGCGAGCCTGAGGGCGCTCTCGAAGCGCTACGGGATCAACCGGAAGACGGTCGCCAAGTGGCGGCAGCGGACCTCGGTCGCCGATCAGCGCACGGGTCCGAAGGATCCCCGCTCGACGGTGCTGTCACAGGAGGACGAGGCGGTCGTCGTCGCCTTTCGCCGCCATACGCTCCTGCCGTTGGACGACTGCCTCTACGCGCTCCAGGCGACGATCCCGCACCTGACCCGTTCGTCGCTGCATCGGTGCCTGCAGCGCCACGGCATCAGCCGACTGCCGGAGGTCGACGGTGACAAGCCCAAGCGGTCACGCTTCAAGACCTGCCCGCTCGGCTATTTCCACATCGATCTGGCCGAGGTTCACACAGCCGAAGGGCGACTCTACCTGCTCGTCGCTATCGACCGCACGACCAAGTTCGCCTTCGTTGAGCTCCACGAGAAGGCCACGCGGCGGGTCGCAGGTGACTTCCTCCGCCATCTCATCGAGGCCGTGCCTTACAAGGTGCACACGGTGCTCACCGACAACGGCACCCACTTCACCACGCCCGGCAACGTCGCCTCGGCCGCTTCCGTCATCAAGGAGGCGATTGTAGCCGGCGAGACCTTCCGAGCCCACAGCTTCGAACTTGCCTGCGCCCGCAACGATATCGACCATCGGCTGACCAAACCGCGCCACCCCTGGACGAACGGTCAGGTCGAGCGGATGAACCGCACGATCAAGGACGCGACGGTCAAGCGCTACCATTACGACAGCCACGCGCAACTCCGTGCGCACTTGGCCGACTTTGTCAGCGCCTACAACTTCGCACGCCGTTTGAAGACCCTGCGCGGCCTCACGCCCTACGAAGCCATCTGCAAGGCATGGTCCGCTGAGCCCGGCCGCTTCAGGTCAAACCCGCTCCACCAAATGCCGGGACCAAACACCTAG
- a CDS encoding transposase: MEDYRLPRARTEREALALAIGTDGFALLEALDAPAAPPEVRAVPMVGTLRDVWRVHYAREGSGPPRWRSGAELPPVGERLQSPYDPEVHYSTKRQMEWSGYKVHVTEVCDADAAHLITNVMTCPAMQPDMASTAAIHEQLAAKNLLPAEHFVDAGYVDAGLLVGSRRDHDVALEGPVRAMPRRATQAEQTYEQRHFAIDWEGERVTCPQGKTSVTWRATRDEVGAPRFQAVFSRTDCGACATRALCTASKEARRSVYFLPRPEYEALNAARDRMQDPAWKQRYRIRAGIEGTLSQGVRAFGLRRSRYIGQARTGLQQVCVAAAMNAARVVHWLAAVPRARTRTTRFAALAQAA, from the coding sequence GTGGAGGACTATCGCCTGCCCAGGGCTCGGACGGAACGCGAGGCACTCGCTCTTGCGATCGGTACGGACGGGTTTGCCCTACTCGAAGCGCTGGACGCGCCGGCGGCACCGCCTGAGGTGCGGGCCGTGCCGATGGTGGGAACGCTGCGCGATGTATGGCGAGTGCATTATGCCCGCGAGGGAAGCGGGCCGCCACGGTGGCGCAGCGGCGCCGAGTTGCCGCCGGTCGGCGAGCGACTGCAGTCTCCCTACGACCCGGAGGTCCACTACAGCACCAAGCGGCAGATGGAATGGTCGGGTTACAAGGTACACGTCACCGAAGTCTGCGATGCGGACGCGGCCCATCTGATCACAAACGTGATGACCTGTCCGGCGATGCAGCCGGACATGGCGAGCACGGCCGCGATCCACGAGCAGCTGGCGGCAAAGAACCTTCTGCCGGCCGAGCACTTCGTGGATGCCGGCTACGTCGATGCGGGACTGCTGGTCGGTAGCCGACGCGACCATGACGTCGCGTTGGAAGGGCCGGTCCGCGCCATGCCGAGGCGGGCGACGCAGGCTGAGCAGACCTATGAACAGCGCCACTTCGCAATCGACTGGGAAGGCGAGCGGGTCACCTGTCCCCAGGGCAAGACGTCAGTGACGTGGCGCGCTACCCGCGACGAGGTCGGTGCCCCGCGCTTCCAGGCGGTGTTCAGCCGGACCGATTGCGGCGCCTGCGCGACGCGAGCGCTTTGCACCGCGTCGAAGGAGGCGCGCCGCTCCGTCTACTTCCTGCCGCGCCCGGAATACGAGGCGCTGAACGCCGCTCGAGACCGGATGCAGGATCCAGCCTGGAAGCAGCGGTATCGCATCCGCGCCGGGATCGAAGGCACGCTCTCGCAGGGCGTGCGGGCCTTCGGACTACGCAGGAGCCGATACATCGGCCAAGCCAGGACCGGACTGCAGCAGGTGTGCGTGGCCGCAGCGATGAACGCCGCGCGGGTCGTACACTGGTTGGCGGCAGTGCCGCGAGCCAGGACGCGCACGACACGCTTCGCAGCCTTGGCACAGGCCGCCTGA
- a CDS encoding helicase-related protein, whose amino-acid sequence MLGLPSAIWSSAKKQWLDAKDFAVSPKGDASAVARCPMRIGIVSTGLIVSGDEDGEIRHLRERRFGVVILDEAHKARADRSGKDDARVGAKRLLEFMEHVAANSENVIIGTATTIQLKAAELHDLVAMLAKGTTHVLGREGSRAWASDASIGYLTGEKPWPDDPTDQWGLLRNPLPPASEASFYRIVRTARHIPDNRIDGPRYDELSQGQRSRLRTDFPTLVAQTNPIIRRVIRRSRPMLESAGLLPRIDVVVHPRVGDGLPGELFSGEGLEMGFSFRQAYDAAIRFCGLYALTRPAAGFMKTILLRRIGSSVAAGLSTTRALLQGAMSGSAIDDGDEDLYAQERERMPLTPNEAAALREVETHLLAVLSRERMDPKVEVIIRYLTDNRWLADHGMIAFSQFYDTAEFVAERLAERFRDQPIAIYAGGGRSFVLHGGERRRTDRNAIKDLVRVGTIKLVAATDAACEGLNLQRLGSQVNVDLPWNPSRLEQRIGQPRSEIHVANLRYAGTYEDEVYGALSERSEDIFKVLGQLPDSFEDDWVDAVLKDREAVKLFPKRVEQIRSPVERRYFRDVADDVGLDWEGTERIISSRDIEEFMRKGW is encoded by the coding sequence ATGCTCGGCCTGCCCTCGGCCATCTGGTCCTCGGCGAAGAAGCAGTGGCTCGACGCCAAGGATTTCGCCGTCTCGCCCAAGGGCGATGCCAGTGCTGTCGCCCGTTGCCCGATGCGCATCGGCATCGTCTCCACCGGGCTCATCGTGAGCGGGGACGAGGACGGCGAGATCAGGCACCTGCGGGAGCGCCGCTTCGGTGTGGTGATCCTGGACGAGGCCCACAAGGCGAGGGCTGACCGCAGCGGCAAGGACGACGCCCGGGTCGGTGCCAAGCGCCTCCTGGAATTCATGGAGCACGTCGCGGCCAACTCCGAAAACGTCATCATCGGCACGGCCACGACTATCCAACTCAAGGCGGCGGAGTTGCACGACCTAGTCGCGATGTTGGCCAAGGGCACCACGCACGTCCTCGGCAGGGAAGGCAGCCGCGCCTGGGCGTCGGACGCGAGCATCGGTTATCTCACCGGCGAGAAGCCGTGGCCCGACGACCCGACCGACCAGTGGGGCCTGCTGCGGAACCCGCTGCCTCCCGCATCGGAGGCGAGCTTCTACCGGATCGTGCGAACGGCCCGCCACATCCCGGACAACCGTATCGACGGGCCGCGCTACGACGAGCTTTCTCAAGGGCAGAGGAGCCGGTTGCGGACGGACTTCCCGACGCTCGTGGCCCAGACGAACCCCATCATCCGGCGCGTCATCCGTCGCTCCCGCCCGATGCTGGAGAGCGCCGGCCTTCTGCCCCGGATCGACGTGGTCGTCCATCCGCGTGTCGGCGACGGGCTGCCGGGCGAGCTCTTCTCCGGCGAGGGCCTGGAGATGGGCTTCTCGTTCCGCCAGGCTTACGATGCCGCAATACGCTTCTGCGGCCTCTACGCGCTGACCCGCCCGGCCGCGGGGTTCATGAAGACCATCCTGCTGCGGCGCATCGGCTCCTCGGTCGCCGCCGGGCTTTCGACGACCCGGGCGCTGCTCCAGGGGGCGATGAGCGGGTCGGCCATCGACGATGGGGACGAGGATCTCTACGCGCAGGAGCGCGAGCGCATGCCGCTCACCCCGAACGAGGCGGCGGCGCTCCGCGAGGTCGAGACCCACCTCCTCGCGGTGCTGTCGCGGGAGAGGATGGACCCCAAGGTGGAGGTTATCATCCGGTACCTGACCGACAACCGCTGGCTCGCGGACCACGGCATGATCGCGTTCAGCCAGTTCTACGACACGGCCGAGTTCGTCGCGGAACGGCTCGCGGAGCGCTTCCGCGATCAGCCCATCGCCATCTATGCCGGCGGTGGCAGGTCGTTCGTGCTGCATGGCGGCGAGAGGCGCCGCACGGACCGCAACGCCATCAAGGACCTCGTTCGGGTAGGCACCATCAAGCTTGTCGCCGCCACGGACGCAGCCTGCGAGGGGCTGAACCTTCAGCGCCTGGGCTCACAGGTGAACGTCGACCTGCCCTGGAACCCGTCCCGCCTCGAACAGCGCATCGGGCAGCCCCGGTCGGAGATCCACGTCGCCAACCTGCGCTACGCGGGCACCTACGAGGACGAGGTCTACGGTGCGCTCTCTGAACGGTCCGAGGACATCTTCAAGGTGTTGGGCCAACTCCCGGACTCATTCGAGGACGATTGGGTCGACGCCGTCCTGAAGGACCGGGAGGCGGTCAAGCTGTTCCCGAAACGGGTGGAGCAAATCCGTAGCCCCGTCGAGCGGCGCTACTTCCGCGACGTGGCGGACGACGTCGGGCTGGACTGGGAAGGAACGGAGCGCATCATCTCCTCGCGAGACATCGAGGAGTTCATGCGCAAGGGCTGGTGA
- a CDS encoding TetR/AcrR family transcriptional regulator encodes MAERGARSQHATPPRGGLKRSRLKTRVRILDAARALFNERGPGSVTTAEIAEAVGINEGNLYYHFQRKEQLLEALFAEFERALRAAATAYAASGDAPERYRAYLAGWFRTMWEWRFFYRDGAVVFRLAPELRPRLKRLSDEGHALTRRAIEEMQKAGLLAIPPDRLDVLIINAWIVSTYWIDYLRSRRGIGEVTRAHIDWGARQVLSLFLPYLTPQGMAAAEIGAVLAED; translated from the coding sequence GTGGCGGAACGAGGAGCAAGGTCGCAGCACGCCACGCCTCCTCGGGGGGGACTCAAGAGGTCGCGCCTCAAGACGCGGGTTCGCATCCTCGACGCCGCGCGGGCGCTGTTCAACGAGCGCGGGCCCGGCAGCGTGACCACGGCGGAGATCGCGGAGGCGGTGGGCATCAACGAGGGCAACCTCTACTACCATTTTCAGCGCAAGGAGCAGTTGCTGGAGGCGCTGTTCGCCGAGTTCGAGCGGGCGCTGCGCGCCGCGGCGACGGCCTATGCCGCGAGCGGCGACGCACCGGAGCGCTACCGGGCCTATCTCGCGGGATGGTTCCGCACGATGTGGGAATGGCGCTTCTTCTATCGGGACGGGGCGGTGGTGTTCCGCCTCGCGCCCGAGCTCAGGCCGCGCCTGAAGCGCCTCAGCGACGAGGGCCACGCCCTGACCCGCCGGGCGATCGAAGAGATGCAGAAGGCCGGGCTCCTGGCGATCCCGCCCGATCGGCTCGATGTGCTGATCATCAACGCCTGGATCGTCTCGACCTACTGGATCGACTACCTGCGCTCGCGCCGCGGCATCGGCGAGGTCACGCGCGCGCATATCGACTGGGGCGCGCGGCAGGTGCTGAGCCTCTTCCTGCCCTACCTGACGCCGCAGGGCATGGCGGCGGCCGAGATCGGCGCGGTGCTCGCGGAAGACTGA